A single window of Nicotiana sylvestris chromosome 3, ASM39365v2, whole genome shotgun sequence DNA harbors:
- the LOC138887415 gene encoding uncharacterized protein, with protein sequence MKAHALADHLAENPVDDEYQPLSTYFLDEEVNSVEVISEDVNAWKMFFDGAVNAKGVGIGAILISPTSQHYPATARLWFFYTNSIAEYEACIMAQGEWETRDVKLITYRQHVEDLSKRFKSVEFRYIPRFHNKLADALATLASMLPYPGNVHIDALEIQIRERHGYCNTVEVELDVQPWYHDIKRFLKTKEYPEQANGDQTRTIRRLASGFFLSSEVLYKRTPDLNLLRCMDTEEAGRIMHEVHAGVYGPHMNGYILAKRILRAGYYWMTMEKDCFSFVRKCHQCHVHGDLIHALPTELHPMLVSWLFFAWGMDIIGPIEPKASNGHRFILVSIDYFTKWVEAVTLKAITKKAVVDFVHSNIICRFGIPMTIITDNAANLNSHLMREICEQFKIKHRNSTPYRPKANGVVEATNKNVKKILRKMIQSSRQWHKRFSFALLGYRTTVRTSVGETLYLLVYDTEVVIPAEVEIPSL encoded by the exons atgaaagcccatgctttagcagatcacctagctgaaaacccagttgatgatgaatatcagccCTTGAGTACTTACTTCCTGGACGAGGAAGTGAATTCAGTTGAGGTAATATCAGAAGATgtcaatgcttggaaaatgttcttcgatggagcggtgaacgcaaaaggtgttggaattggggcaattttaaTCTCACCCACTAGTCAACACTATCCAGCCACAGCTCGGCTTTGGTTTTTCTACACAAACAGCAttgctgagtatgaagcctgcattatgg ctcagggagaatgggaaactcgggatgtcaagcttattacatacaggcaacatgtggaagatcttagcaagcggttcaagtcagtcgagttcaggtacattcctcgtttTCACAATAAGTTAGCcgatgcactcgctactttggcctcgatgttgccatatccaggcaatgtccacattgacgcgttggaaatccaaatccgagaaaggcatggttactgcAATACGGTTGAGGTGGAACTagatgttcagccatggtatcatgacatcaagaGATTTCTAAAAACGAAAGAATATCCTGAGCAAGCCAATGGAGACCAAACtagaaccattagaaggcttgccagcggtttctttttgagcagcgaggtcttgtacaaaaggactccagatctcaacTTATTAAGATGTATGGATACCGaagaggccggaagaatcatgcatgaagtgCACGCAGGGGTGTATGGACCCCACATGAATGGATACATCCTGGCAAAACGGATCCTTCGAGcaggctattactggatgactatggaaaaggattgcttcagttttgtccgaaaatgtcatcaatgtcaTGTGCACGGTGACTTGATTCATGCATTGCCTACAGAACTGCATCCTATGTTAGTGTCGTGGTTGTTctttgcttggggtatggatataattgggccaatcgagccaaaagcttcaaatgggcatagattcatattggtttccattgactacttcacaaaatgggtggaagcagtcACCCTCAAAGCCatcactaagaaagcagtggtggatttcgtgcactccaatatcatttgccgttttggtattcctatgactatcattacggataatgctgcaaacttgaatagccacttgatgagggagatatgcgaGCAATTTAAGATCAAGCATCGGAActctaccccttatcggcccaaagctaatggtgtcGTTGAAGCGACAAACAAGAACGTCAAAAAGattctgagaaagatgattcaaagttccaggcaatggcataaaAGGTtttcgtttgcattgttgggatatcgcacaactGTGCGCACATCAGTTGGGGAAACACTCTATCTATTGGTTTACGACACTGAAGttgtaatacctgcagaagttgaaattccttctctCTGA